In the Euphorbia lathyris chromosome 5, ddEupLath1.1, whole genome shotgun sequence genome, one interval contains:
- the LOC136229059 gene encoding uncharacterized protein, with amino-acid sequence MALASRGGAMGLSSFPPYFTRNHRPSSTFSNYQHIAISRTTITCSALQESSTSTTAETKEVKKVEAKPKPPPKAPVKPLPQMMEEDVIPSLKAILEADPYITQLQLSFKDNRLEGSFIKKDNPYIFWAFFPNGNVIGPKGFSLSSYGLEPSTVEPFLIDEKKITARHIIFWVEKRLAAQGIIPVWKQ; translated from the exons ATGGCATTGGCAAGTAGAGGTGGAGCAATGGGACTTTCTAGCTTCCCTCCATATTTTACTAGGAATCACAGACCCTCCTCCACTTTCTCAAATTACCAACATATAGCAATATCAAGAACAACTATTACATGTTCTGCCTTGCAAGAATCATCTACTTCAACCACAG CTGAAACAAAAGAGGTCAAAAAAGTTGAAGCAAAGCCCAAACCACCACCAAAAGCTCCTGTAAAACCACTTCCTCAGATGATGGAAGAAGATGTTATTCCTTCACTCAAAGCTATTCTTGAAGCTGACCCATATATTACTCAACTTCAACTCTCTTTCAAAGATAACAGA TTGGAAGGCTCCTTTATTAAAAAGGACAACCCCTACATTTTTTGGGCTTTCTTCCCCAATGGAAATGTAATAG GTCCAAAGGGTTTTTCTCTATCTTCCTATGGTTTAGAACCAAGCACAGTTGAACCTTTTCTCATTGATGAGAAGAAAATTACAGCTAGACACATCATCTTTTGGGTCGAAAAGCGTTTGGCTGCCCAAGGAATCATTCCGGTTTGGAAACAGTAA
- the LOC136231387 gene encoding LOW QUALITY PROTEIN: uncharacterized protein (The sequence of the model RefSeq protein was modified relative to this genomic sequence to represent the inferred CDS: substituted 2 bases at 2 genomic stop codons) — protein MGANSNIGVGVLDGFEFSNVPPIPSRSTQLKPPLFSILYILMADTKRPKKRNVQSKKGKLIRPQVPDIEDMFTDNETQTIREKLLDWYDHTQRELPWRRKKTNQEEEECEEEKSKRAYGVWVSEVMLQQTRVQTVIDYYNRWMLKWPTLQDLSKASLEEVNEMWAGLGYYRRARFLLEGAKMIVAGDCGFPNTVSSLRKVPGIGDYTAGAIASIAFKEVVPVVDGNVIRVLARLKAISANPKKSATVKNFWKLAAQLVDPCRPGDLNQSLMELGATVCNPTNPVCSLCPVSSQCCASSISKLNESVLVTDYPTKVVKVKQRPEFSAVCVVEIQESKKHSNEDDQSDSKFLLVKRPEGGLLSGLWEFPTVMLGKEADLTTRRKQTDHFLKKSFRINPRSTCSVVMRENIGEFVHIFSHIRLKVYVELLVISLKGGASKLFSDEEKEATNWKYVEKKALSTLGLTSGVRKVIICHVXSHSEKTSPSLDFLFLSSKLLXNPVGQILFQTLNLAMDSETTHDFPPFFKVYKDGRVERYMIMINDHFQAGLDSETGVQSKDVSISDQTGVKARIFIPKLDHPDQKLPLLVHYHGGGFCAGSPFDIVTKKFLSCIVTKANVIAISIDYRLAPEHPLPIGYDDSWSGLQWIASHSNGLGPEPWLNEHVDFGRVFLAGESAGANIAHFVAVEAGVVGLSGLNIIGVLMVHPFFGGKEEDKMYKYMCPTSSGRDDDPKLNPGVDPNLRKMGCKKVLVCVAEKDWLRDRGELYYETLGKSGWDGNLEFYESKGEEHCFHLFKTNSESDLLINKFVDFVVQG, from the exons ATGGGTGCAAATTCGAATATAGGTGTAGGCGTGCTTGATGGATTTGAATTCTCAAACGTCCCTCCAATTCCAAGCAGGAGTACTCAACTCAAACCCCCACTTTTCTCCATTCTCTACATATTAATGGCGGACACGAAAAGACCAAAGAAGAGAAATGTTCAATCTAAGAAGGGCAAACTGATTCGCCCTCAAGTTCCTGACATTGAAGACATGTTTACCGATAACGAAACCCAAACaatcagggaaaaattactcgATTGGTACGACCACACTCAGAGAGAGCTACCTTGgagaagaaagaaaacaaatcaagaggaagaagaaTGTGAAGAAGAGAAAAGTAAGAGGGCATATGGGGTTTGGGTATCTGAAGTGATGCTGCAACAGACTAGAGTTCAGACTGTGATTGATTATTACAATCGCTGGATGTTGAAATGGCCTACTCTTCAGGATCTTTCCAAGGCTTCTCTTGAG GAGGTGAATGAGATGTGGGCAGGCTTAGGATATTATAGGCGGGCACGTTTTCTCTTAGAA GGAGCTAAAATGATTGTGGCTGGGGATTGTGGGTTTCCGAATACAGTGTCCTCCTTACGGAAGGTCCCGGGGATAGGAGATTATACGGCTGGTGCAATTGCCTCTATAGCATTCAAAGAA GTGGTGCCTGTGGTTGATGGTAATGTTATAAGGGTACTTGCCAGATTGAAGGCTATTTCTGCAAATCCAAAAAAATCTGCAACTGTAAAAAACTTTTG GAAACTAGCGGCTCAACTAGTTGATCCGTGCCGTCCGGGGGATTTGAACCAGTCTCTGATGGAACTTGGTGCAACTGTTTGCAATCCCACCAATCCAGTTTGCTCGCTATGCCCAGTTTCCAGCCAATGTTGTGCAAGCTCAATTTCCAAGCTAAATGAGTCAGTTTTGGTTACAGATTATCCCACCAAGGTTGTGAAGGTGAAACAAAGACCTGAATTTTCAGCTGTTTGTGTTGTGGAGATACAAGAAAGCAAAAAACATTCGAATGAGGATGACCAATCTGACAGCAAATTTCTTCTTGTAAAAAGACCTGAAGGCGGCTTGCTCTCTGGTCTTTGGGAGTTCCCAACTGTCATGTTGGGTAAAGAAGCTGATTTAACTACAAGGAGAAAACAAACTGACCACTTTCTCAAAAAATCATTCAGAATTAATCCAAGGAGCACTTGTAGCGTAGTTATGAGAGAAAACATTGGAGAATTTGTTCATATCTTTTCCCACATCCGTCTCAAGGTTTATGTTGAGTTGCTGGTAATATCTCTTAAAG GTGGGGCAAGTAAGTTGTTTAGTGATGAAGAAAAAGAAGCTACAAATTGGAAATATGTGGAGAAGAAGGCTCTTTCAACCTTAGGATTGACATCTGGAGTAAGAAAG gttattaTCTGTCATGTTTAG TCTCATTCAGAAAAAACCTCACCTTCCTTAGACTTTCTGTTTCTCTCATCTAAGTTATTATAAAACCCTGTAGGTCAGATCCTATTCCAAACACTCAACttagccatggattctgaaacaACTCATGATTTTCCACCCTTCTTCAAAGTTTACAAGGATGGTCGTGTCGAAAGGTACATGATCATGATCAACGACCATTTTCAAGCAGGTCTTGACTCAGAAACTGGAGTGCAATCCAAAGATGTTTCAATCTCCGATCAAACCGGTGTCAAAGCTCGTATCTTTATCCCAAAACTAGACCACCCAGATCAGAAACTGCCTCTTCTTGTCCACTACCATGGCGGAGGCTTCTGTGCCGGATCACCCTTTGACATTGTCACCAAAAAGTTCCTTTCTTGTATTGTGACTAAGGCCAATGTGATTGCTATTTCAATTGACTACAGGTTAGCCCCGGAGCATCCTTTGCCAATCGGGTATGACGATTCATGGAGCGGGCTCCAATGGATCGCTAGTCACTCAAATGGGCTAGGACCCGAACCTTGGCTCAATGAGCACGTGGATTTCGGGCGGGTTTTCTTAGCGGGCGAGAGTGCTGGGGCAAATATAGCCCACTTTGTTGCAGTTGAAGCTGGTGTTGTTGGATTGAGTGGTTTGAATATTATTGGCGTGCTTATGGTGCATCCATTCTTTGGAGGCAAAGAGGAGGATAAAATGTATAAGTACATGTGTCCGACCAGTTCGGGCCGTGATGATGACCCGAAACTGAACCCGGGAGTGGATCCGAATTTGAGGAAAATGGGGTGCAAGAAAGTTTTGGTATGCGTGGCTGAGAAAGACTGGCTAAGAGATAGAGGGGAATTGTATTATGAAACTTTGGGTAAGAGTGGATGGGATGGAAATTTAGAATTTTACGAGAGTAAAGGTGAAGAACATTGCTTTCACTTGTTCAAAACCAATAGTGAGAGTGATTTATTGATCAACAAATTTGTTGATTTTGTTGTTCAGGGTTGA